A stretch of Henckelia pumila isolate YLH828 chromosome 4, ASM3356847v2, whole genome shotgun sequence DNA encodes these proteins:
- the LOC140866968 gene encoding uncharacterized oxidoreductase At4g09670-like, whose translation MAPPPIKFGILGCAGIARKVSRAIILSPNSTLQSVGSRSIEKAANFAKQNGFPESAKVYGSYDPEVDAVYLPLPTSMHAEWAVRAARAKKHLLLEKPVALNVQEFDLILDECESNGVQIMDGTMWMHHPRTAETKEFLSDPSLFGELKSVHSCFTFGVSDDFLANDIRVKPELDALGALGDTGWYCIRSILWAADYELPKTVLASPTTTIFNSAGVILACTASLQWQDGKSATFYCSFLEDIKMDLTAIGTKGTVHLKDFVVPLEENKACFYTTEKSGSCELQRGMGPKPNEHIVTTELPQETLMVSEFSRLVGCLKFEGAKPEKMWPILSRKTQLVLDAVKVSIDRGHQIVEVAV comes from the exons ATGGCTCCACCTCCGATCAAATTCGGAATCCTGGGCTGCGCCGGGATAGCCCGGAAAGTTTCCCGTGCAATTATCCTCTCCCCGAATTCCACCCTGCAATCCGTTGGCAGCCGATCCATCGAAAAAGCCGCCAACTTCGCCAAACAAAACGGATTTCCAGAATCAGCCAAGGTGTACGGCTCCTATGACCCGGAAGTGGACGCGGTGTACCTTCCGCTGCCCACCAGCATGCACGCCGAGTGGGCAGTCCGAGCTGCCCGCGCCAAGAAGCACTTGCTGTTGGAGAAGCCTGTCGCGCTTAATGTCCAAGAGTTCGACTTGATACTCGACGAGTGCGAATCCAACGGGGTGCAGATCATGGATGGCACCATGTGGATGCATCATCCCAGAACAGCTGAGACCAAGGAGTTTTTGTCCGATCCGTCCTTGTTTGGTGAACTCAAATCC GTGCATAGCTGCTTTACCTTTGGAGTTAGTGACGATTTTCTTGCAAACGACATTCGTGTGAAGCCCGAACTAGATGCTCTTGGTGCTCTAGGTGATACAGGGTGGTACTGCATCAGGTCGATCTTGTGGGCAGCTGATTATGAGCTCCCAAAGACCGTCCTTGCGTCGCCCACCACCACCATTTTCAACAGCGCAGGCGTCATTCTAGCGTGCACCGCCTCGCTGCAATGGCAAGATGGGAAATCAGCCACCTTTTATTGCTCTTTCTTAGAGGACATCAAAATGGATCTAACTGCCATCGGCACAAAGGGGACTGTGCATTTAAAGGACTTTGTCGTCCCGTTGGAGGAGAACAAGGCTTGTTTTTACACCACTGAGAAATCTGGATCCTGTGAGCTCCAGAGAGGAATGGGTCCAAAACCGAATGAGCATATAGTCACGACAGAGCTTCCTCAGGAAACTCTAATGGTGAGTGAGTTCTCTAGGTTGGTGGGATGTTTAAAATTTGAAGGCGCCAAACCGGAGAAGATGTGGCCGATCCTCAGTAGGAAGACGCAGCTTGTTCTGGATGCAGTTAAGGTTTCCATTGACAGAGGTCACCAGATTGTTGAGGTTGCAGTATGA